GCAAGCTGGTGAAGATCGCGGCGTTCATTGTCCCGCTCGAAGACAACATGCAGGAAGCCGACGAATTCCTGCTGGTGCCCTACTTCGGTGCCTGCGTTCACACGCCGCCGCCACCGCCGAATCAGATGGTGTACGTGAAGATGAAGGGGCAGAAGACCGTCAAGATCGGCTGGTGGGATCCGGTGATGTTCGAGGGGGTCATCCGCCTCAAGCAGACCGACTCGGCCTACGGCGCCTCCTACTACGAAATGGAAGGGATCTCGAGCACGCCGTACGCCCCACCGAAGAAGTGACCGCCGTCGCGCCAGCGATCAACTGCGTGGACCTCGGCTTTGCCTATCGGGCAGGGCGCGAGGTCCTTCGACTTGATCCCTTCGTGGTGGCTCGCGGCGAACGAATCTTTCTCCACGGCCCCAGTGGCAGTGGCAAGACGACACTTCTCGGCCTCCTTGCGGGTGTTCT
This portion of the Gemmatimonadota bacterium genome encodes:
- a CDS encoding DUF3299 domain-containing protein, with protein sequence MRTLRVLTAAVALVALPTVRAEARAFSVSPEAAFRGAFGVAVDPQLIDWKILNSLDLGTGKAPATLAALDGKLVKIAAFIVPLEDNMQEADEFLLVPYFGACVHTPPPPPNQMVYVKMKGQKTVKIGWWDPVMFEGVIRLKQTDSAYGASYYEMEGISSTPYAPPKK